From the genome of Neodiprion pinetum isolate iyNeoPine1 chromosome 3, iyNeoPine1.2, whole genome shotgun sequence, one region includes:
- the LOC124215320 gene encoding lysosomal acid phosphatase-like: MRDSSAVFRVAIAFVLLTFHCAASTSPSHEQKSLQQVVIVFRHGDRAPIDVYPNDPYADYPWPSGKGGLTKKGMLQLYTLGQRIREMYGSLIDDEYRSNEILVRSSHLDRAIMSAQSLLAGLYLPKPEDQFIPGLLWRPVTVQTIPQGSDKLIVMDVPCPRFENESAHFISELDASYNDPVLFNILSKGTGMKITSLKSVLYLRDIFQCQELNGLPLPDWATNFLRNQTIKASVYFDAHMNSLVQKRLRGGPLLKEILQNMWMSKNGTNERKMHLYAAHDYTLVYTSRLLGFNERHIEPAYGACFIFELHTVDGGRDHRVKISFLNTTETTIPHPLNVPGCGTSCSLQTLSRILNPVLPENWNNECMT, translated from the exons ATGCGTGATTCCTCAGCCGTTTTTAGAGTGGCTATTGCCTTCGTTCTCCTAACTTTTCACTGCGCTGCCTCTACTTCACCATCCCACGAACAAAAGAGCCTGCAACAAGTTGTTATC GTATTTCGACATGGCGACAGAGCTCCCATTGATGTTTATCCGAATGATCCTTATGCTGATTATCCATGGCCTAGCGGAAAGGGAGGATTGACTAAG AAAGGAATGCTTCAGTTGTACACTCTGGGGCAACGGATACGAGAAATGTACGGATCGTTGATCGACGACGAATATCGCAGCAACGAAATTCTGGTACGTAGCAGCCATTTGGACAGAGCCATCATGTCCGCGCAATCGCTTTTAGCAGGACTTTATTTGCCGAAACCTGAAGACCAGTTCATACCAGGTTTACTTTGGCGTCCAGTTACGGTGCAGACGATACCGCAGGGTTCGGACAAG TTGATCGTGATGGACGTGCCGTGTCCGCGCTTTGAGAATGAATCTGCTCATTTCATTTCGGAGTTAGACGCAAGCTATAACGACCCAGTTCTCTTCAACATACTGTCAAAGGGTACCGGCATGAAGATAACATCTTTAAAAAGTGTTTTGTATCTTCGCGACATATTTCAATGTCAG GAATTAAATGGATTACCATTGCCAGACTGGGCTACAAACTTCTTGAGGAACCAAACCATAAAGGCATCCGTATACTTTGATGCGCATATGAACAGTTTAGTCCAGAAGCGGCTCAGAGGCG GACCCTTGTTGAaggaaattttacaaaatatgtggATGAGTAAGAACGGAACCAACGAACGCAAAATGCACCTTTACGCTGCTCACGATTATACGCTTGTGTATACTTCGAGGCTCTTAGGATTCAACGAAAGACACATTGAGCCGGCATACGGTGCGTGTTTTATCTTTGAATTGCACACAGTGGACGGTGGACGAGATCACAGAGTCAAG ATATCATTCCTGAATACTACGGAAACAACTATTCCGCACCCCTTGAACGTGCCCGGATGTGGAACGTCCTGTTCGCTGCAGACGTTATCAAGAATTTTGAATCCAGTGCTGCCTGAGAACTGGAATAACGAGTGCATGACATAA